One Ignavibacterium sp. DNA segment encodes these proteins:
- a CDS encoding T9SS type A sorting domain-containing protein yields MLKYFRFALLWSLVLFLSVAVFAQKKTILDGNTFTAANKHNNSYSPNNTEATTLRWDSGVNDDAIGLTNGGTFEVSASFPASMMAAYAGQSLTQVIIYINDVPSPCVLKIYDQGTPTTPGTLLYSETLSVTGTSWNTITLATPVPITGNDIWVGYEVTHTASTYPAGCDAGPAVINGDWIALSGAWQRLYDATGGSINVNWNIAAVVEQLGPPCPVQTPDNPTPANNSVDLPITGVNLSWSNGGPGSVPPTSVEVFFGPTGNMVSVYSGAPVTNWAVPGTLNYFTNYQWRVVNKIDTCNISSSTWAFRTIQDPNLVEHCEPFANLSNWTIVGPLGLTNWSANPSANAGGTAPELRMSWTPSFTGVSLIRSNAISLVNNTASTFSFNFFLDYYAAPSGTVTVGITYDGGTTEEVLYQVVDPTANVGPALIEGTFTTPATGSENAQLQITYNGYTFNIDYIYWDNLCIRQVIPVELTSFTAKSDNNSVTLNWTTATELNNSGFQIERSNGSDYQSVGFVAGHGTSTSAHSYVFVDQNLETGTYTYRLKQVDLDGTFEYSKAVEVEVLGLREYTLDQNYPNPFNPSTTINFSLAVDSKVSLKVFNVLGQEVASLLNGQMSAGSQKVSFDASSLNSGVYFYRLEANGIDGQKFSSTKKMILTK; encoded by the coding sequence ATGCTTAAATATTTTCGTTTTGCTCTATTGTGGAGTTTGGTTCTTTTCTTATCGGTTGCCGTCTTTGCACAAAAGAAAACTATATTAGACGGTAATACATTTACTGCTGCTAATAAACATAACAACTCCTATAGTCCTAATAATACTGAAGCAACTACACTAAGATGGGACAGCGGGGTAAATGATGATGCGATTGGTCTTACCAATGGAGGTACATTTGAAGTATCTGCAAGTTTTCCTGCAAGTATGATGGCGGCATACGCAGGGCAGTCATTAACACAGGTAATAATTTATATAAATGATGTTCCAAGTCCTTGCGTGTTAAAAATTTATGACCAAGGTACACCTACTACTCCCGGAACATTATTGTATTCTGAAACTTTAAGTGTTACAGGTACTAGTTGGAATACAATTACTTTAGCTACACCTGTTCCTATTACCGGGAATGATATTTGGGTTGGTTATGAAGTTACTCATACTGCTTCTACCTATCCAGCCGGTTGTGATGCGGGTCCTGCAGTTATTAATGGTGATTGGATTGCCCTGAGTGGAGCTTGGCAAAGACTTTATGATGCAACCGGAGGAAGTATTAATGTTAATTGGAATATCGCCGCAGTTGTTGAACAGCTTGGTCCTCCATGTCCAGTTCAAACACCTGATAATCCAACCCCTGCAAATAACTCTGTTGATCTTCCGATTACCGGTGTAAATTTAAGCTGGTCAAATGGCGGACCCGGATCAGTTCCACCAACAAGTGTTGAAGTATTTTTCGGTCCTACTGGTAATATGGTATCAGTTTATTCAGGTGCACCAGTAACAAACTGGGCAGTACCGGGTACATTAAATTATTTTACAAATTATCAGTGGAGAGTCGTTAATAAGATAGATACTTGTAATATCTCTTCTTCAACCTGGGCATTCAGAACAATTCAGGATCCAAATTTAGTTGAACATTGCGAACCATTTGCTAATCTAAGCAACTGGACAATTGTTGGACCATTGGGATTAACAAACTGGTCAGCAAATCCTTCAGCAAATGCTGGCGGCACTGCTCCTGAACTTAGAATGAGCTGGACTCCATCATTTACAGGTGTATCTTTAATTAGATCAAATGCTATTTCTTTAGTAAATAATACAGCATCAACATTTTCATTTAATTTCTTCCTTGATTATTATGCTGCCCCAAGCGGAACAGTAACAGTAGGTATCACTTATGATGGCGGCACAACTGAAGAAGTATTATATCAGGTAGTTGACCCAACAGCAAATGTTGGTCCGGCATTGATTGAAGGTACATTTACAACACCTGCAACAGGTTCAGAGAATGCACAACTTCAGATAACTTACAACGGTTACACATTCAACATAGATTATATCTATTGGGATAACTTATGTATCAGACAGGTAATACCAGTAGAGTTGACATCATTTACAGCCAAATCAGATAATAATTCAGTAACCTTAAACTGGACAACTGCAACCGAATTGAATAACAGTGGTTTCCAGATTGAAAGAAGCAATGGCAGTGACTATCAGTCAGTAGGTTTTGTAGCAGGTCACGGAACTTCAACAAGTGCACACAGCTATGTATTTGTAGATCAGAATTTAGAGACAGGTACCTATACATACAGACTAAAACAAGTAGATTTAGATGGAACATTTGAATACTCAAAAGCAGTAGAAGTGGAAGTATTAGGATTACGTGAATATACATTAGATCAAAACTATCCAAACCCATTTAACCCAAGTACAACAATAAACTTCAGTTTAGCAGTAGATAGCAAAGTAAGTCTGAAGGTATTCAACGTATTGGGTCAGGAAGTAGCCAGCTTGTTAAATGGACAGATGTCAGCCGGCAGCCAGAAGGTTTCCTTTGATGCAAGTTCATTGAACAGCGGTGTATATTTCTACAGATTAGAAGCCAATGGTATAGACGGACAGAAATTCAGTTCCACAAAGAAGATGATATTAACCAAGTAA
- a CDS encoding T9SS type A sorting domain-containing protein, with protein sequence MHKRLFTFSTLFVLFIGGTIFSQQSLQNREIAPNLSGVKIESPIPVTEATWDVEFDYDATVVTGAAGNAGAIYIPTLGKFWTTRWATAVAHQWNSDGTLDVQFNLPFTGTRGMAFDGQFIYCSINTSTVQIVDPVTKSLIGTIPVNAAPNGARSIAYNPDGDGGLGSIIVGNWTSPNLNFYEFSMSGALLRTIASTVTGVYGIAYDNWSVGGPFLWVWSQGAGAGTAQNIMQMDYTTGTYTGVQHDVISDVGLGNAQGIAGGLFVTDDLVPGKAILGGLLQGTPDKLFGYELALTGPPCPVQTPDNPTPANNSVDLPITGVNLSWSNGGPGSVPPTSVEVFFGPTGNMVSVYSGAPVTNWAVPGTLNYFTSYQWKVVNKIDTCNISSSTWAFRTMQDPNLVEHCEPFDNLSNWTIVGPLGLTNWSANPSANAGGTAPELRMSWTPSFTGVSLIRSNAISLVNNTASTFSFNFFLDYYAAPSGTVTVGITYDGGTTEEVLYQVVDPTANVGPALIEGTFTTPATGSENAQLQITYNGYTFNIDYIYWDNLCIRQVIPVELTSFTAKSDNNSVTLNWTTATETNNQGFEVQRNTDGEFLTIAFVQGQGTSTKINNYSFIDKDLKAGHYSYRLKQVDYNGNIDYSNVVEADVTAPEVFALDQNYPNPFNPSTTINFSLAVDSKVSLKVFNVLGQEVASLLNGQMSAGSQKVSFDASSLNSGVYFYRLEANGIDGQKFSSTKKMILTK encoded by the coding sequence ATGCACAAAAGGCTATTTACATTTTCTACTCTCTTTGTTTTGTTTATTGGGGGTACGATATTTTCTCAACAGTCTCTGCAAAACAGAGAAATAGCTCCAAATCTTTCGGGAGTAAAGATAGAATCACCAATACCTGTTACCGAAGCTACCTGGGATGTTGAATTCGATTATGATGCTACTGTAGTTACAGGTGCGGCAGGTAATGCAGGGGCAATTTATATTCCAACTTTAGGCAAATTTTGGACAACTCGTTGGGCAACTGCTGTTGCTCATCAGTGGAATTCTGACGGTACACTTGATGTTCAATTTAACCTTCCATTTACTGGCACAAGAGGCATGGCTTTTGACGGGCAGTTTATTTATTGTTCAATAAATACTTCAACTGTTCAGATAGTTGATCCTGTTACAAAGTCACTTATAGGCACTATTCCAGTAAATGCAGCACCAAATGGTGCAAGATCTATTGCTTACAATCCTGATGGTGATGGCGGCTTAGGAAGCATTATAGTAGGAAACTGGACATCACCAAATCTTAACTTTTATGAATTTAGTATGTCTGGTGCATTATTGAGAACTATCGCTAGTACAGTAACAGGTGTATATGGTATAGCTTATGATAACTGGTCAGTTGGGGGTCCATTTTTATGGGTATGGTCTCAGGGTGCAGGAGCAGGTACTGCTCAAAACATAATGCAAATGGATTATACTACAGGAACTTACACTGGTGTTCAGCACGATGTTATTTCTGATGTTGGTCTTGGTAATGCACAGGGTATTGCAGGCGGATTATTTGTTACTGATGACTTAGTACCAGGTAAAGCAATCCTTGGAGGTCTTTTACAAGGCACACCAGATAAATTATTCGGTTATGAGTTGGCTTTAACCGGACCTCCTTGTCCAGTTCAAACACCTGATAATCCAACCCCTGCAAATAACTCTGTTGATCTTCCGATTACCGGTGTAAATTTAAGCTGGTCAAATGGCGGACCCGGATCAGTTCCACCAACAAGTGTTGAAGTATTTTTCGGTCCTACTGGTAATATGGTGTCAGTTTATTCAGGTGCACCAGTAACAAACTGGGCAGTACCAGGTACATTAAATTATTTTACAAGTTATCAGTGGAAAGTAGTTAATAAGATTGATACTTGTAATATTTCTTCTTCAACCTGGGCATTCAGAACAATGCAAGATCCAAATTTAGTTGAACATTGCGAACCATTTGATAATTTAAGCAACTGGACAATTGTAGGACCATTGGGATTAACAAACTGGTCAGCAAATCCTTCAGCAAATGCTGGCGGCACTGCTCCTGAACTTAGAATGAGCTGGACTCCATCATTTACAGGTGTATCTTTAATTAGATCAAATGCTATTTCTTTAGTAAATAATACAGCATCAACATTTTCATTTAATTTCTTCCTTGATTATTATGCTGCCCCAAGCGGAACAGTAACAGTAGGTATCACTTATGATGGCGGCACAACTGAAGAAGTATTATATCAGGTAGTTGACCCAACAGCAAATGTTGGTCCGGCATTGATTGAAGGTACATTTACAACACCTGCAACAGGTTCAGAGAATGCACAACTTCAGATAACTTACAACGGTTACACATTCAACATAGATTATATCTATTGGGATAACTTATGTATCAGACAGGTAATACCAGTAGAGTTGACATCATTTACAGCCAAATCAGATAATAATTCAGTAACCTTAAACTGGACAACTGCAACCGAAACAAATAATCAGGGGTTTGAAGTTCAAAGAAATACTGATGGAGAATTCCTTACTATTGCATTTGTTCAGGGACAAGGTACATCAACAAAAATCAATAATTATTCATTTATTGATAAAGATCTAAAAGCCGGTCACTACAGCTACAGATTAAAACAAGTAGATTACAATGGCAACATTGATTATTCTAATGTTGTGGAAGCAGATGTAACTGCACCTGAAGTATTTGCTTTAGATCAGAACTATCCAAACCCATTTAACCCAAGTACAACAATAAACTTCAGTTTAGCAGTAGATAGCAAAGTAAGTCTGAAGGTATTCAACGTATTGGGTCAGGAAGTAGCCAGCTTGTTAAATGGACAGATGTCAGCCGGCAGCCAGAAGGTTTCCTTTGATGCAAGTTCATTGAACAGCGGTGTATATTTCTACAGATTAGAAGCCAATGGTATAGACGGACAGAAATTCAGTTCCACAAAGAAGATGATATTAACCAAGTAA